The window CAGCCGGTAGACCCCCGGCTTGCCGGCGGCTGCCTCGACGGCCTCCCCGTAGATGTCCTCTCGGAGCTGGTCCAGCCATGAGGGAGCGGTGCGGCGTCGGCGCTCGGCAACTGTCTCCCGGCGGCGGGTCTCGTACCGCTCCCACAACTGCGCCATGCTCACGGCCCTCGGGGGTGCGTGCCGGGTCTGAAGTGGGCGGCGGTGTCGAGCCGGTCCGCGTCGACCACGGCCGAGTACGTCATGCGGACCAGCATCTCCACACTGGTCCGGTCGTGCGGGGCAAGCCAGTTGGGGGCCGCCGGACAGGTTCCGTACAGGATTTCCGGCATGACGCCGGCGACCTGGCTGATCGCCTCGTCCACCTCTGCGGAGTCCCGCATCAGGGCCTTGAGCCGGACCTTGAGTTCCGACCAGGCGGGCAGGCCGGTGTGATGTCCCTCGATCACTCCGGCGAACGGTGTCAGCACAGGATGGCGCCGGGCCGCCTGGGCGAACAAGAACGCCCCGGCGTCATGGTGTGGAGGGCGGCGGACCTTGCGGCCGGTCGGGGCCTCCTCGATCAGCCCGTCCTGCCAGGCGCACGCGCCCTTGCCGGTGTCGTGGTCACGCCCCAACCGGCAGGCGAGTTCTCCGCCTCCCCAGACTTCGGCGAAACCGCGTGCCAGCTCGCCGGTGCCTCGGGCGTGGTCTTCGTACCATTGCCAGACGCCCCGACGGCCGGGTGAGTGGGCCACGAGCCTGCCCTCCGGAACCGGAACCGGGCCTCCTAAGAGCTCGTAACACGATCATGGGCGGACCTTCTTGAGGCGTCTCCAGCAGATGAGGCCGCAGGCCAGTGAGACGAAGGCGTCGTGGAAGTCGAGGCGTCTTTCCCAGCGGACGGCCAGGCGCTTGAAGTGGTGCAGGAGCGAGAAAGTCTGCTCGACGACGTAGCGGAGCTTGCCGAGGTCCTTGATGTTCGGGGCACCCTTGCGGGAGATCACCGGCAGGATGCGACGCCTGCGCAGCTCGCGCCGGTTGGGGTTGCTGTCGTAGCCCTTGTCGCCCAGGAGTGCGTCGGGGCGCCTGCGGGGACGACCCGGCTTCCCTGCGACGGGAGGAATGCTGTCGACCAGGGCGAGGGTCTGGGTGACGTCGTTGACATTGGCCGCGGTGGTGATGACATTGAACGGGGTACCCTTCCCGTCGCAGATCAGGTGATGTTTACTGCCCGTCTTCCCGCGGTCGACCGGTGACGGGCCGGTGGCCTCGCCCCCTTTTTCGCGCGAATGTGGGAGGCGTCCACGCAGGCCCGCGTCCAGGACAGGCGTCGGCCGCGTGCAATTCGGCGAGCAGGATGTGGTGCAGCTTCTCGAAGACGCCGACCTCGTGCCATCGGCCCAGCCGACGCCAGCAGGTCTGTCCGGAACCGAACCCCAGCTCCAGCGGCAGCAGTTGCCAGCTGACGTCGTTGTAGAGCACGTACAGGATGCCCTGCAGGCACAACCGGTCATCCAGCGGCTTCGGACCGGGTGCCTTCTGTGGCCAGGGCGGCAGCAACGGCTCGATCAACGCCCAGAGGTCATCGTCCACGATCCACGGTCGAACACTCACGCTTTCCCAACGGCCGAATCGTCACACCGGTCACGCCCGTCCCACTGCGACAGCGGCACGGCGTCTATGACGGCCAGGACGATTCATCGGTGGCCGGGACGCCTTCCAAAGGAAGGCGATCGCGGTAGTACTCCGACTCCAACCAGTCCTCCCTCACGAAGACCGGCCGCGACATCAGCACGCCACCGACCTCCTGTGAGCGCAGGAGAACCCCGAGATCGGTCAGGGCGAGGGAGTCATCGAGGGTGTACAGCAAGCAACTCCCGTGCTCGGCGGCGTAGTCAAGGAGGAACTGGTGCGCCTGCTTGGGATCGCGGCCGGCCAGTGCAAAGCCCGCCAGCAAGACCTGCGGACCCGTGACCGCATCCAGGGCAATGCATGCCAACTTGCCCGCGTCGTAGAACACCTTCACCCCGTCGGCGAAATCTTCCTGCTCGTAGGGCCCGCCCACCCGTTTCTGCGGCTCAGAGCCCCGGAGCGCTTCGGCGACCTCGGCCGGGCTCATCCCGAACCGCAGTGGCCCCAGCCCGGCTCCGGGCAGCAACTCCCAGTGCTCCCGTCCCCCGCTTGTGCTCACGTGATCCGCCCCTTCAAATGACCATCTCCTGTGGCCCGGCATCGCGTGCGAGACCAGCGCCCAAAGTGCCACCTGAACAGACCGAGCGCCAACTGAAGGACTCACGGCCTCCGCAGAACAAGGCAGGGGAGCACTCGGTCGCACTGCCTACCTCAACAAGATCGTGTTACGAATTCTAACGGGTCAACTAACTTGTTTTCAGGCATATTTGACTTCCTGTCGGTTATGCGCTGAGATCCCAGCGCACCATCGTTGTGGACTTGGAGGTTGCGTTCTTTGGTCCGAGCAACCCCACTTCGGCTGCCGCGAGCGCCGTTTATGCCCCGTCATCATGCATTTTCCTCCCTTCGTCCGCGCATGCGCCGATGAGCTTCTGGCGGGTGTCGCGGCCGGCGGCAAGGTCGGTGACGGCCTGGTGGACGAGCGGCTGGTCGACCAGGCCGAGCCGTTTGCCCGCCATCGACCACGCCTGGCACGGCGTAGACGCGATCAGACCGAGAACACGGCCGGAGAAGATCCACACCGGGTAGGTGGCGACGTCCGTCCGGATCGTCAACTGACCTGCCCTGGCACGGGTTTTGCACGCCTATTCGTCCCATTCCAGGCCCATATCACGTGCGCCGAGAACGGTGAGTGCATGGCTCCAGCCCCTGGGCCCGGTGAACAGATCAAGGATGAACCGCTGGCTCACGAGGCGAGCCCGAAGTCGTCCTGCGCCGGCTCGTGTTCGGATCCGCGGCAGGCCCAGGGCGAGCATCCGTCGACGACACCGTTCTCCAGCTCTTCGACCGCGATGGGACGGTCGTCGAGTTCCTGCTGGCGCGCGGCCCACTCGGCGGCCGTGACGTGGTCGATGGGCGCCTGGTCGAGGGGGACACGGGAGCGGTGCAGGAATGCCTGCCCAAGCAGCCGGTTCTCGGAGGTGTTCGCGCGTGCGTTGCCCTGGCGGATCGCCGCATCGAATGCGACCACGTCCTCCCATTCCTCCGGGCTCGTATCCCGGATATGCCGCCACTGCGCGTTACCATGAAATGGGTAACCCAAACAGCTCGATTTCGGCGTACCCGTCAGCCCGATCGATGACAGGTATCTAACGCAGTCAGTCCGGGACCAGTTGAGGTCGATCAGAGGGTGCCGGTTGTGCATGTACTGGACGTCCGCGTCCTTGGCCCGATGGAATTCATCCGTCGATATGCCGACCCACTGATCGACGAAGACGTCCTTGGGGATGCGCAGAGGGTAGGGGTATCCGAGGAGTTCCCTGACCTTCTTCTTGATCGGCTTGATCTTGTACTCGCCGGTGCTTCTCTGCACTTCACTCGAAAGGGTGGGGAGAGGTATGGGGTGCAGGGGTTGCTCCTTTCGCAATGTCTGGTGGTCAAGCGCCTCGCGGATGAGGAGGCAGGCGACTTGCTTCAATGTCCGCGGAACTGAACCTGCCCGTTCCCTCACGTGGGTGACGGCCGTGTGGTCGCGGAGGTCGACCTTGCTGTTTCAGGCGTGAGGGCGGCGGAAAGGGCCGCTAACTGAAGGGTTGACAGGCGTGGTTGGCTGGCGGGATGGAATGGATCCTCGGCCGGTCCGACGCGCCGGACCTGATGTACGCCGTCGACCTCGTGGATGCCCGACACTCCGACTGGGATCTATGGGTGCCGGCGATCGAGCTGGTGCAGTGCGGACGGGTGGTGAAGCCAGCCGTCTTCCTCAAGGTCGGCCATTACGAGTACAACGCCTGGTCGGAGCGTGTGCTGCTCGACGCGGTGCGGTGGGAGTGGCACCCGCCGAAACCGTGCGTGGTGTTCCGCATGTCGATGTTCTTCCGCGACCCGCAGGGCGGCCGGCTGGGGGTCGCAGCGCGGGGCCAGGTCACGGACACCACGGTCGCGATGGACCAGTACAGCCACCAGCTAGTTTGCGCTGCACTGTTCGACCCGACGCTGCGCGACCACATAGACCGGATCACGGCGCTGGTGGAGGCGCCAGGTCCCCTGGTGGTGTTCTTCGTCGAGGAGGACGGCACAAGAATGAACCACATCTTCTGCCACGGCATCACCGGTGGCGCCCTGACCCAGCTCCAGGACGCGTCGCTGGAGGCCGCGAAGCTGCCACCACCCGACCGGGCAGCTTTCGACGACGCGTGCGCCGCGGCAGAGGCCGACAAGCCCACGAAGAACTGGTGGAGTTGAGCACAACACGAGGAGGGCGCTCGCGGCGTCACTGGTAGCCCAGCTTGGTGACTATCCTGCCGGCCAGGGCAGCCAGCAGTGCCGCTACTGAAGGAGGCCCAGCTTCATGGTCGTACGACCATGCCTCATGTGCGGAAAGGACGTCGAGGCTGTAGGGGGGGGGAGTAACACGGTATATAGCCCCCGATATGGGGCCACTTATGCTTGCCACAGTGGGGGATGTGACGGCATGTCAGGATCGTATGACACTGCTGTCAAGTGGGAACGGCTTGCGCAGATGCCGAGCGAGGCCCGGGAGAGACATTGCGTGCCAGAGTCTGAGCCGTCACTGCCAAGACGACTGTCCTGGTTTCGTCGACGACGATGAGTCGGAATCCGCAAGCTGTCGGAACGGGCTGGTGTTTCACTGATCCTCCTTTGTGCTCCGGGCGGTGGGGATGCCGAGGTCGACCGCCGGACGCTGGAACCGGCGTTGGGCCTCGTCGCGCTTGGCGCGGAGGAAGGTCAGGGCTAGGTCGATGCCCTCCATCTCGCCGAATCCGGCTGACCCTCCGCAAAAGGCGGGCCGGGCTGCTGAGACACCGGGCCTCTCGCGACCTTCCCGCCAGCAAGCGAGGGCCGGGCCGGGGAGGAACGGACGATGGCAGGCTGACCGTGAACTTTGCCGCGACGCGAGGCCAGCGAGGTAGCACGCCAACTGCTGGACTTCACCGCACATGTCCGCGCCAAAATCCCGCACGTCACCGACACGATCTTCGTCAGCGCCGCCGTCCACCCCAACTACACCGCCGTGTTCGGGCCGTGGCATCCCACGGACAGATCGTCATTCCGGGCATGGCTGAACTCCGTGGGTGTCGACGTCCAGGGCGACCCGCACATCGGCCGCCTGCGGAAATCAGTCAAGGTCGAGAAGGCGATCGTGACCGAAGGACGGGTCAGCGACGCCGCGGACGACCACACCGAGGAAGCCTTCATCGGGCACTACGCGCAGGGCACGACGCTGCGGATCTTGTCCGGCCGGACGATCGCCACGGCTCAGCAGCACTGGTTCGACAAGGCTCTCGAACGCGCCGACGGCCCCACTCTCGTCTCCGAGGGACAGGACATCGACCCAGACCTGCTGCAGGAAGCTGGCTTGTCCGCGCTGGAGGCTGAGGACATCATGTCGGGTCAGCTCGACATGCGTCTCTCACTACAGAAACCCCTACCGCAGCCCCAACTTGCCGATTACGGGTCGTGTCTTCCGGGCGCGGTTTACGTACGGTCGGGCGACCGACGGGGCGCAGGGGCGCTCCGCTCCGGGAACGCCGACGCCGTCATGCGCTCGTGTTCCTGGGCGAACGCTGGATCGGCGTTGTAGTCGGTATGCCCGCGGATCGGCGCGGGCAGCGGGTGCTCGACGCTCCGGCCGAAGGTGAGGGGATCCTTCAGCTGAACGTCGACTTCGGGGCCGTTCGGCTGTGCCGTGGGGAACACCCGGCCGCCGATGGGATCGGTGGCCCGCCACAGATTGCGCCAGCTGTGCACCTCCCCGTGCAGGGCCCGCAGCTCCTGCTGCCCGAAGAATGCCGGGAACAGCCGTCCGTACAGGCGCTCCAGCGGTGAGCCGTAGGTGAGCAGTTGGACACGGTGACGTTCGGACCGGGGGAGCTGCCAGATGGCTGCGGCAGCGAGCACACTGCCCTGGGAGTGGGCCGACACCATGACCCGGCCGCCCGTCGACCGGCACCACGTCGACATCCGCCAGGTGAGATCGGGAACGGCCCGCTCCGAGTAGCTGAGCCGTGCGAACGGGTGGGCGGCGCGGGGCCAGAAGGTGCCCACGTCCCACACGATGCCGAGGAGACTGCGGGATGTGGGTGCACGTGAGGCCCGGCGGCTGGAGTTGAGGAAGACGATGACCCCGACGGCGATCAGCCAGGACCCGATCCCCTTCAGCGCCTGGCTCAGCTCCACCAGGGGCTCCGGCAGCCCGGTTCCGGAGCCACCCGGCGGGGCGCCGGTGACGAAGGCTCCCGTCAGGGAGGCCGTGCTCAGCAGCAGGACGGCCGTGGCCATGGTGCTCAGCATCATGGGGATCGAGTCCGTGATGCGGGCGCGCGCCCGGGCGGTGGTGATCCGGCGCGTGCGCAGCAGGTCGTGGTCCTCGCCCGGATAGTCGGCCGCCACGGAGGTGAGCAACTGCCGTTCGGTTCGGCTGAGTTGGAGACGCATCGCAACGGCGAGAGCCAGCAGCACGGCGAGGAGCACAGGGATGGCGGACATCTGCCAGGTGACCAGGGGAGGGGGACCCGCGATGGGGCCGCCTGCGGTGCCCGGTCTGCCGTAGTTGCCCAGCCAGTCCGCGAGCCCCTGAACGGCGCCGGCGGCCATCATGTTGTAGAGGGAGAAGGCGAGTGTCACAGTGGTCGCCGGGGCGAGGCCCCGCAGCAGGATGCGCGGGGCGGGAGCGCTGCGGAACAGCACCGTCCCGGCCACGGCGAGCGCCACCACAATCAGGCCCTGCGCCAAGAGCAGTCCGCTGTAGGTGAATTCACTGCTCGGCAGCAGTCCCGCCGACCGCCAGCCGGGCCGGGACCACATGGCGTACAGGGCGCAGAGCGCGACGAGTACGACCGAGCCGGTGTGGAAGGCTGTGAACTGCGGGTCCAGTCGGCGGTCGATCCGGCTCTCCGATCGGCCCCGACGGCAGACCACCCAGACGACGACCAAGCCGAAGTTGACGATCAGCGCGGTGAGCAGATCGCCGCACATATCCAGGGCGACCGGTCCGCCGGCCTGCCGGTCGTAGCGGTGAGGCGCCTCGACGAGCAGCACGGAGACGGTGCACAGCCCGGCCGTACTGTGCGCCGAGTTGAGCCGGGCCAGCAGGCGCTTGCCGTACCAGAAGCCCGGCCTCGACAGGGCGGGCCGAAGCGCCTGTTCGTAGTCGGTCTCGCTCGGGGGGTGGGGCAGCGGCTGCTGGGACTCGAACGCGTTCCACGTCTGCTGGGACAGCCGCCACAACAGCCAGATGAGTGCGCACGGCAGAAGCGATCCCACGGCGAGCCGTCGGCCGGGCTGCCCCCACCAGCCGGATTCGGCCGAGAGGAATCCCAGCCAGAAGCTCTGGCCGCGGGCGCATGCGTCCTGGCCCGCGCACTGCCAGGCCACGAGGTCCATGGAGAGCTCGCAGACGGCCGTCACCACCATGACCGTCAGGCTGAGCCCTGCGAGCCTGATCAGAAGGGAGTGCAGCCTGATGGTGCGCGAGTGACCACGAGCGGGCGGGCGCATCCAGTGGGCGAGGTTCACGAGCATGAAGGGGAGCAGCAGGAACCACAGCACCTGACCCGGCCGGCCCGGCGCGAGCGGTCCCCAGCTGTAGGTCTCAGGCACCGTGCGCCCCTGATAGTCGTGCGGCCGCTGCTCTGCGTCCACGTCCGCGGCCCTGCGGTGAAGCGCCGCGATCTCGTCACCGGCAATTTGCACGACGCGCGGGTCGGCGAGCGTCCGCTCGGGCGTCGCGCCTTCGATGCCGTGGACGAGGAGTTCGAGGACGAGACCGAAACTCGCGTGGCGCTCCGGGGCCAAAGGCCTTGAGGCGGCGGCCAGGCCAGCACGGGCCCGGACCGTGGTCTCGTGCGTGTGGACGAGGGCCTTGCGCACCGCTCTGGCCTGTGGATGCCGCAGCCCCAGCGTGGTCGACGCGCGCTGGGCCGCCACCGCGAGGACGTCGACGAGCCGCTCCATACCGGTCAGATCGCCGTCCAGCGCGGCGGTTTCATGCCGGGCCGAGGCCATCAGGACCAGCGCCTCCAGGGACCGCGGATGGTCGTCCCCCAGCCGGTCCATCTGCTGCCGGCACAGCTCTTCGAGGTCGTGAGCCAGCTGCCGGACGCGCGCGTCGTCCTCGGCGCGGCCCGCGGACATCATGAGCACGGAGGTGGTGCGCAGGAGTACGTCGAGGCGGGGCCCGGACTCCGGCAGCGAGCGGCCCAGTTCGTTCCCCTGCCGGGCGTGCGACTCAGCGGCCCGCCACTTGCCCTGCTCGGCGGCGCACAGGGCGAGGTTCGTGTGGGTGTGAGCCTTCTCGACCGGGGTGTCTGCGGCGTCCAGCGCCGACTCCAGCGCGGTCAGGGCGTTGCCGAGGTAGGAGCCGCCCTCATCGATGAGGGCCGCGGCGAGCCGGTTGTGCACCACGCACCGGTATTGCGGCTCAACGCGCGGCGCATCGATCCATTCCGCGGCCACGTCCAGCACCGCGGCGAGCTCTTCGGCCAGTTCCAGCTCGCGCAACAGCGTGACCAGATAGGCGAATTGACGTGCGTCGTCGGCGGTGTGGAGTAGCTTCTGGTCGTCGGCCAGGGTCGCGAGGTGCGCGCGCAGCGCGTCCAGCGATCCGTCCTCGCCACGCACCGCGCGCTCGGCGGCGCCGATGCGCTGCGCCCATCCCGGCGCAATG of the Streptomyces sp. T12 genome contains:
- a CDS encoding CRISPR-associated endonuclease Cas3''; protein product: MAHSPGRRGVWQWYEDHARGTGELARGFAEVWGGGELACRLGRDHDTGKGACAWQDGLIEEAPTGRKVRRPPHHDAGAFLFAQAARRHPVLTPFAGVIEGHHTGLPAWSELKVRLKALMRDSAEVDEAISQVAGVMPEILYGTCPAAPNWLAPHDRTSVEMLVRMTYSAVVDADRLDTAAHFRPGTHPRGP